From the genome of Tenrec ecaudatus isolate mTenEca1 chromosome 1, mTenEca1.hap1, whole genome shotgun sequence:
GAGTGTGGAAAGGGGCCCGCAGACAGGCCTACTGACCTCGCGTTGCTCCAGAAGCATCTTTTGTAGCTGGGCGTAGACCTCCTCTGCCTTCTGGGAGAGCCTCAGGTCCTCGTGGTGGATGAGGATGAAGTCACCCTCCTCATCCGTCAAGGGTGAAGGCACCTGCCCGGATCACAAGGCCCCTCAGGGGCCCCAAGAGTCAGATTATTCCTCTACTGAGCCCAACAAAATGGGAAATCCCATCAAAATGTTCTGATTCTACTAGACCCCATCAAAGGATGTTCCCAGCCTTTAATTTTGTCCCAGACTCCTGGAAAGCCTAGCCCGTCACCCCTACTGGGTCCTGTCACCTCTGAACACAGGCCACCCACCTGCCTTTCCCTGTCCTTTCTGGGGGCCCTGGGGTAGACTCTCATGGTGCTTTCAGGACGTTCAAGTCCTGCCTCCTGCCAGCAGCACCCCCAggccagtgccccccccccccccgtcctgaGCAGCCCTGGTGTTTACCCAGCGGGTGATCACCTTGGAGAGGTTGATGGGGCGGCCAGCGCGGACTTGGGTGATCTGGGCCTCCAGGCCTTTGGCTGTCCGCAGATGGGCCTTGGCCTGTTCCAGGTCCTGGCCACGCTTAGCCTGCAGTGCTGCCCGCTGGTACTGCAGTTTCCGGGCCTCGAGCAGGGCCAGCTGCTCCCGCACTACGAGGAGACGCTGGTTAGGCCCATGCCTGCCCCGACCCTGAGCTTTCACTCCTCCCGCCCTCTCCTTCCCACTCACCGGATGGACTCAGTGACTCCTTAGAACTCGAGACCTTGGGCTCTGGCAGCAGCCGGGATGAAGGGGCCAGTGGCTGAGctggctgctttgccactggggccTCTGCCTGCAGGTCCCAGAAGGCTGTCACACGATGCTTGACCCCCATCCCTGCCAGCACAGCTCCCTGACTTGGGGTCTCTTCCTAGTGCTGCCCTGACTCACTGTGTGACTGGACTCGAGTGGCCTTACCTACCTGTCAGGCCTGCAGAATCTCAGGGTTAGCAGCTTTAAAAGCTCTCTGGTCTAAGCCCCCAGCAGGAGCAATCGAACCTGGATCCGGGGCCTAAGGAAAGGGCTCGAATCCAGCTCTGCAAGCCTCAAGCTGGACACCTTCCCCCAGATTTTGAGAGCACCTCTACCTCACTGGGTTTGCTGGCATGAATGCCATCAAGCACAGGGTCTGTTCCCCGACCAGCCCCCAGAGCCCAGGCCTCAGCCAGACCTCCTCCCGCTCCTCCTCCTCGGCTGCGGCTGTATCCTCCGAGGCAGCCAGCTTCTGGGCAGCTGCGAGGGTGGCTGCCATGACGTCCTCCGTGGAGGCCGTGGCAGGTTCCAGACCAGGGATCGGGGGAAAGCCTATGGACAGAGGCGGATGACTGGGAGGGTGGCTCCCACGGAGCGGCAGCAGACACACAGCACTTCCCTCGGAGACCTCAGGCCAAGGCCCGCTCACCTGGAGGAACGGGCAGCTCAGCAAAGTCAACTTTCCGCCCTGCCCGGTGTGCTCGCATGGCATCTTGGTATTGCTGAAAGGGAAGGGCAGTCAGCAGGCAGCGGGCAGCCTGGTGTGAGCCAACCGACTGGCTGGTGCCCACCTTGGCAATACGCTCGTACATCCGGGCCTTGCGTTCATCCCcgctgccccgggcctgggcaccCGCCTCCCGGTACTTGTTCAACCTCTGCTGCAGGGCGTCCAGCACAGTCTGTGGCTCTGCAGGGCCCTCTGGACCGAGGAAGGGGATGGCGTCAGCTCTGCCCATCCCTCCCAAGCCCCCACCGCTGACCCTCCATCCTGTCCTACCTGGAGCCACTGGGGTGTCGGGGGCCATCACGGGCTGCATGTGCTCCACTGCCGGAGGCATGGCGGAGGGGGCTGGGCGGGCCTTTGAAGCCTGTGGCTTCAGGTCTGTGAGGCCCAGAGCAGAGATGTAGGTGGGGAGCCCTGGCCAGCCCTCCCCACCCTCAGTCTGACCAGCTGGCCCCCGTGTCCACACTGACCTTCAGGTGCTGGGGGCATGGCACTCCAGTCCACGGGCTGCCCTCTCTCCAAGGCCTCCAGCACAGCCCCAAACCTCTATAGTAGGAAGAAAGGCAGGTAGCAGGGGTCCCTGGGGTCCCCAAGGCCTGGCTGAAGCCTCATCGCTCAGGTCAGTCTAGCTGTGACCTTCACAGGTCCcagtctctctctgggcctcagtgtaCCCATCTGTGAAGCCTCACCTTCCCAAGCCTCATGAGCTCCCGGGCCCGGTCCAGATCCCCAGCCTGCTTGGCCCTGAGTGCAGCCAGCTTGTACTCTCTCTGTCGGGTCGACAGCAGGGCCTGGGGGTCTGGGTCAGAATCCAGTGGGGCAGGAATGCCAGGGCTGCCCAGAGGGCTTGTCTTGGGCAGGGGCGGGGCATCTGTGGGGAAAGGAAACGTGCACAGCAAGGACACAGCTGGAGCCCACTGGCCACACGCCTGGTCAGCGCCTGTCCGCGAGCGGGGAAGAACTGGCCCGAGGGAGGGGGAGCGCTACTACTGGCTGTTGATGATGGACATGCAACTCTTTGTAAACGCAGTTTAACCCTGGGAGTGTATGGTATGCAAACACTGTATCAAGAAaactaagaaaataaaaacccaaatgTGGCCaacggttaccatgggtgaaagaaaaagagcTGTTGCTTAGGGGCCTGGAGTTGATGTCAACGGCGGGAGAATCCTTTGGAAAAGGGTCATAACGTACACAGCATGAAGAGTAAAATCAAGGGCCCTGAATCATACCTGTAGAAGTTGCGGAATtaaagaatgttttgttgtgtgtatttttgccacaattagagaaAAAGTAATTACCTGaatagaattgaatgtggtgataattgtacaactcttcttcagaAGACTGAATTACCGAATTATATAATATGTGGATAAAATGCTAATAAAATTGTTGATAAAACAACAGTGGCCTGAGAGgagacaggctgtgggtgctggcCCTGGGAGCCAGACAGTGTTGGGAGGCTCCAGATACCTGGTTCCATGGCGGGGGGTCCTGGAGGGTCTGGGGGCTCTGTCTCAACACTCATGGTGGTGGCTTCCTGGGAGGCTGGGGGCCTCTTGCCCAAGGCAACTGGAGGCGGGATCTCATCCTCATtgatcttcctgcctttcctCACTGCTGCCAGCTGCGACTGCAGAGTCTGCGGGAGAGGAAGCAGGCCAGAAATCCAGCCAGCGCCCGCACCCGTGCCCGGGCCCGAGCCTGCTCCAGAACAGCGAGGCCCTTCGCCTCCCTGGGGCTGATGGGGAGCCTCCAGCCACTCCAGCTGCCTCACTGGCTCCCTGCTCCCCAGTGGCCCTTACCCACCTTCAAGCCTCGTTCACAGCGCCTCTCCTTAGctgcttcccctgcctccttggcTGTGGCCACCGCGGTCTGGTAGTTATGGATCCGCTCCTCCAGCAGAGCCTGCAGCCCCACAGCCCGTCCAGCCTGTGGACAGGGCACCTCAGCGCCTGGCCGCCCCAGGGCCAGCGAGGTCCCTGCCGCTCCCTCCCTGCCAGAAAACCGCCCCCGAGATGGAACTATGGGCTCAAAAGGGAGGCAAAGGTGCACTGGAGGGGCCAGAGGCCATGCTGGAGGCGCACACAGATGataggctgggggtgggaggggggagtgcaTCCTGGGAGAACAGAGAGGCCTTTGAGGCTGGCCAGCCACCATGGAGCTATTCTTGTTGGCTTTCTGCTTGGGGCAGCTGCTGAGGGGGCCCTGGAAGGGCGATCCCAGCATAGATATGCCGGCCACACTCCCTGCCCATTCCACAGGGCCAGCGAGGGGCACCAGCGCCACACAGCCTACCTGagcggcagggcctggagccattaGGAGGGTTGTCTGCGTGGGCAGGTCCACGTTTTCctgcttctcctcagggctgCCTGGGCTGTCTGCCTTCTCACCACTGTCACCATCCAGGGCCGCAgccacctcctcttcctcctcctcacccaaGACCTCCTGCAGCTCCGTCTGGGGAGACACGCTAAGTTCCAGGGTCTTGGGGCTCACAATAGGACTGAGACTCGAAGGCCGTCTCCCTCAGCAAGATCTCCCAGCTCCAGGCACTATGCCGGAAAGGC
Proteins encoded in this window:
- the CC2D1B gene encoding coiled-coil and C2 domain-containing protein 1B encodes the protein MPGPRPRKGLQASGQGVAAAKQLGLFVDFNPEDMLLGMEENDDGDLEAELLALTGETGAANRKPAPKGQAPLPMAHIEKLAADCMREEEEEEEEEEGLEEDPDLLTELQEVLGEEEEEEVAAALDGDSGEKADSPGSPEEKQENVDLPTQTTLLMAPGPAAQAGRAVGLQALLEERIHNYQTAVATAKEAGEAAKERRCERGLKTLQSQLAAVRKGRKINEDEIPPPVALGKRPPASQEATTMSVETEPPDPPGPPAMEPDAPPLPKTSPLGSPGIPAPLDSDPDPQALLSTRQREYKLAALRAKQAGDLDRARELMRLGKRFGAVLEALERGQPVDWSAMPPAPEDLKPQASKARPAPSAMPPAVEHMQPVMAPDTPVAPEGPAEPQTVLDALQQRLNKYREAGAQARGSGDERKARMYERIAKQYQDAMRAHRAGRKVDFAELPVPPGFPPIPGLEPATASTEDVMAATLAAAQKLAASEDTAAAEEEEREEAEAPVAKQPAQPLAPSSRLLPEPKVSSSKESLSPSVREQLALLEARKLQYQRAALQAKRGQDLEQAKAHLRTAKGLEAQITQVRAGRPINLSKVPSPLTDEEGDFILIHHEDLRLSQKAEEVYAQLQKMLLEQREKCLLFSKQFMHQGNVAETTRFEKLALDRGKQLEILQLAQAQGLDPPSHHFELKTFQTVRIFSELNSTEMHLIIVRGMNLPAPPGVTPDDLDAFVRFEFHYPNSDQAQKSKTAVVKNTNSPEFDHLFKLNINRNHRGFRRVIQSKGIKFEIFHKGSFFRSDKLVGTAHLKLERLESECEIREIVEVLDGRKPTGGKLEVKVRLREPLSGQDMQTVTENWLVLEPRSL